CCAATCGTTTGTTCTCATAAGCGCCATTTCAACAACACTGTTAAGTCTCATTTCATCGACTGGTATCGTCTTTTGGGAGTATGTTCTCATTACTTTGTCATTCCAGACTTTTTAATCTTCCTCGGAATATTTTCCCGGAAAATTCCAGGATTTTCCAGGCCACTTTTGGCTGAGTCTTTTCCCCCTTGCAGGTGGCTGAGAATTCAGGGTTTGAGCTTATCAAAAGGCGTTATCATAAGCTTGGTAAGCAAGAAAGTGCAAGAAAGTGCATTGTTTTATTGAAAGggtttgaaattctttttctgGTGTTTCAGCTTTGCAACTTCATCCTGATAAGAATAAACATCCAAAAGCCGAGGTTGCCTTCAAGCTTGTTTCAGAGGTTagatttactttatttattaattgttattattattattattttggtggCATTGGATAATTGAGATCAATTGGATTGCTTGCtagaaacatcaaaatttattgtGGTCACTCCTAAGTTATTCGTATTGATTACTTATGTATCTCactcattttcaaatattagtatttgtatccaatacatacTCACAATATGAGTTTTTTTTCTAACATACTTATATTAAATACTTGGTATCTCACtcatattattcatttttttaaaataatattcatatatatatttatataaaaattaaaatttgtcgTAAGTTGTTGTActcttaataaattttgattttagtctATATACTTCTATTTTAAgaattcaatatttttacttttcagattttaaaattgaggtataattgttgatattattaaaattattatgttaaattcaggttgaaaatagaaaataaaatttaaatttaaaattcgaaaGGAATATAAAGATGGGtgacatattaaaaattaaatatatttatatttaaaattcatctcAAATCCTAAAAACATAGATGAGATTGTTTGACCTTTGAATATGTTATTATGAGGGAATGAAATAGATGTGAGAGTGGCCCACTACACAGAATCATAAAGATACTAATAAATTTGGTAACAACTTTTGGTTGAACAATATCTCTGCTCTAACCACCACTTTTAGGTACTCACTTCATTCTTCCCAATTCAGTAATTGTCaccaatttttttgttttctttttatgtcTATTTACATAAAGGAGTTCCTAATCGAGAAACAGGTAAAGGTTGCTGCATGTTATCATAATGGCATATGCATatctttttgtcaaaattcgATACCTAAAATGACTTGGTTGAGTTGAGTTTTGAGTTTATAATCGAAATTGTTCTTTTACTTTTACGCTTATGTGCATGTCTTTCATTGATATTCAAGCCCTAACTTGTTGAAtgctattttgttttgaaagatTTATCATATGGAGTAACtgaattaaatattgaattcatactagaaatgtttcttttcttgcaagcatatatttatattttttttgaaatctgaaCTATAAACTATTGAATGTCACCAActgaattaaatttcgagtccATAATCAAATTGTTTCTTTACTTGCAAGCTTATGCATGTTCTTTCATTGAAATTTGAACTCTTAACTTGTTAGTTGCCGCATTTAAATGATGATATGTACCGATTGAATTAAGACCCATGTTTATAATCAAAGCTGCTTCTTTACTTCTAGGCAATACGCATGTGTTTTGCTAAAATTCAAACACTAACATATTAGATGGTACTTTTAAAGGTGACTATATATAAACCGAGCTTAAGTCCCGGATTCGTAACCCGAACTTCTTCTTTACTTGCGGGCATCTATACCTTTGCTAAAATGCAAACCCTAGTTTGTTAGATACCAACCGGGTTAAGTCCTTAACTAGATCTTGGTTTCATTCTTGAACTGTTTCTTTACTTGCAAGCATACGAAATTCGAATCCTAGCTTGTTAGATGCCACTTTTGAAGAGTAACTATATATAAATCAACTGAGCTAAACCTAAGTTCATAACCTGGATTTGTTTCATTACTTGCAGGCATATGCATGTCTTTCAGATAATATGAAAAGAAGAGCTTTTAACATAGAGAGATGGAAACACTTCTGCAATGAATGCAATAGAATCCCATATTCAACTGACAAATCTCTCCTCAATTCCCAAACTTCATCAAATCCCAAAAACTCGGGTAAATTCCTGCAAAGTTTGAAGCGAATTAGGGATAGATTCAAGGAAGAAATTAGGGTTATAGAGAACTGTTTGAGGGTAAATAGCATGTCAAGGAAGGAATCACCAACATTTAAGCCATCAGCAAACAGTGTTGGTGGTCATGAGAGTAGGATTAAGCATAAGATTGAAAGAGAAAGCCCAGTTTTTGAGCCACCAGAATATGGAATTCAAGGTTACCCACATTTGAGGGATCAAATTTGGAACAAATCCGAGAGATTTTGGGAATTGCAAAGGAGAAGTGTAGAGGAAGGAGGGAAATACCATTCACCAGTATTTCAAAATTCTTCTTCACAAACTGGAGGAATGTTTCGAGGAATGATTAAGAGCAGATCTGTTTGTATTCATTCTTGATCGATTATTATTATTCTACCTTTCCATTTCAGATTTGTTGCAtcttaaagatttttaaaaaaaatcgaatttcgAGTTGCTACATTGTACTTTTTTATACAAAAGTGGTTATAACTTAGAACAAGAAAAGAGATACCAGTGTCAGAATTCGGATTTTAGATTTGTTGACATTATTGCATGAATTAACTTAATTCAAACCCAAAATCTTATTTAGTATTCAAGCTATTACATGAACTAATTCAGCCAACAAccgaaataatttaatatttttcacgGTAAAATAAGATTCTCAAGCAATGGCATTTATGCACAATGCCCAAAAGGTAAAGTGTTGAGAGAATCCATGATgaaaaaatgaactaaaatttcAACCCTAAATCTATTCAATACTACATTTTAGGGGTTATTACATATATCAATTGGACTAAATCTCCAATTCGTTTTACATTTTTATAGCAAAATAGTATTCAAAAACATGTCTTCAAATTTGATGAATGGAAGAAtaaaccacaaaaaaaaaaaatcaggtAATAAAAGCTCATGCATTAAAGATTTTTTAAGAAActc
The window above is part of the Gossypium raimondii isolate GPD5lz chromosome 9, ASM2569854v1, whole genome shotgun sequence genome. Proteins encoded here:
- the LOC105798867 gene encoding dnaJ-related protein rsp1, which encodes MGKIGSGSTISEGEKSQLVLEICSLSTIPIVCSHKRHFNNTVKSHFIDWYRLLGVAENSGFELIKRRYHKLALQLHPDKNKHPKAEVAFKLVSEAYACLSDNMKRRAFNIERWKHFCNECNRIPYSTDKSLLNSQTSSNPKNSGKFLQSLKRIRDRFKEEIRVIENCLRVNSMSRKESPTFKPSANSVGGHESRIKHKIERESPVFEPPEYGIQGYPHLRDQIWNKSERFWELQRRSVEEGGKYHSPVFQNSSSQTGGMFRGMIKSRSVCIHS